The segment CTTCGCTGCGCCGGGTCGATCTTGAAAGTGGCCGGGTAGGCCAGATGGTGGAGATACCGGAGCCCTACTTTGGCGAAGGTATCACCGAGTTCGACGATCGACTCTTCCAGCTTTCCTGGCAGGAGAGCACCGGGTTCGTGTACGAGCAGGAATCCCTGAAACTGCTGGAAACCTTCACCTATGCCACCGAGGGCTGGGGATTGACCCAGGATGGCCAGCAGCTGATCATGAGTGATGGTACGCCGACCCTTCACTTCCTCGATCCAGACTCACTGGAGGTTGTGGATCAGGTGACGGTCACATTCGCGGGGGCACCGGTATCCCGGCTCAACGAACTGGAATACATAGAAGGGGAGATTTTCGCCAACGTCTGGCAAACCAATGTCATCGTCCGCATTGATCCCGATTCGGGAGAGGTGATCGGTGTCATCGATCTGAGTGGATTACTGGACCCGGAGGAGATCGATCAGCCTGCGGGCGTGCTCAACGGCATTGCCTACGATGACGAGAACGATCGTCTCTACGTCACCGGCAAGCTGTGGCCAAAGCTCTTCGAGATCGAGTTGATTCCGGAAGCCGAGTGAGGATTCTCATTTCGTGAACGGCGTTCTGGGCGTTTTCGCATATTTCATCTATTTCCCCGTCATCCTCATCGCCTGCTCCTACCTGACTCAATGGATATTCGGGTTGATCGAGGTGTCCTGGTTGGCGGCCTGGCTGCTCGCCATCACCACCGTATCCTTTCTGATGAACGGTTACGACAAGCTGATGTCGAAGGTGCTCACCGGTCTTCACCTGACTTTTTTGCCGCTACGGGTGCCGGAGGCCTATCTTATCTGGCTTCTAACCTTTCCGGGCGGAACAATAGGGACCGTTTTCGGTATGTTGATCTTCAATCACAAGACAGGACCCGACAGCCTTGAATACCGGATGCGTTTGATCCTGGCTCTGGGGCTGCAGTTCCTGGTGGTTGTTCTGATCGTCGCTTATCTGATCGCCTTCGGTGACCAGGCGATTGTGTTTCTGGAGGGTCTTGTCGAACGGTTGACCGGCTTTGTGGTTGCTGTGACCGATGGGGTGATCGATTTTATCTTCTGACCGCCGACCACTGACCGCCGACCGCCGACCGCCGACTTCTGACCGCGGTCTGTCGTCCGTCGTCTGCCGTCTTCTGTTGGTCGGTTACCAGGCCTGCTTCGCCAATGGCGGCATCGGCCCAATCGCGTCCCCAAATCTGGTTTTGGGCATAGCCGCTTTTTGGGCCATCAGTTCCTCGTATTCGTCATCTTCCACATAGGCAACGATTCGGGCAATGCTGCTCTCCCCATCCACGAAGCGCCAGGGGAAGCAGCCAATATTGACCCGTCGATTGAGCAATAGGTCGATATCGCCACCTACGCACTCCGCGTGGACAATGCCGAGGGGAAACATCTCGATGTGCATGAGCTGGTACTTGTCATCGGTGAAGATGTCAGCCAGTCCCCCGCCATACTTCTGCTGGAAGTGGGCTTCCGCCTCGCGGGCCTGGCGGGGCATCCAATTCCGGACAATGGTATTCATGGGATGGTCGGCACTGCCGCAATCCACACCCAGCCACTTGAGTTGTTTGGCCTGGCACCATTCAGCGAATTCGCGGTCGGGACCAGGATGTTTGACCATATAGGCTATTTCATCCGCTGTCGGCTGATCCCATCCGAAGTGGTGAAAGCCGGTGTGGATAATCAGGATATCCCCTTCACGTACCTCGACTCGCTCTTCGACCATGGCCGACGTGTAGATGTCATAATCGCCGGCAGCATCGGACAGATCGACGATCACGCCTGGGCCCGTGAGATAATCCATGTCCAGGCTGGCAATATCTTTTCCTGGGGTGTAGAAGTGAATCTCTCCATCCAGGTGGGTACCTAGATGATTTGAGTGGGTAAGCAACTGGCCGTTTGCGCCATTGGGGGCCAGGCGCTTGAAATATTTCAACTGCAATGGCTCGTAGGTAGGCCAGGCGGGTGTCCCAATACCCAGCGGGATCGTTAAGTCAATGAATTTCATCGTCAGCCTCCATGATTTTTTGCCAGCTGCCGCTGTCCAGTCGTGAAGCGATTTTCCCTTGAAGGTTTGTCAGCAGGCTGTCGTAGGCTTCTTTGGATTCAGAGTTCTCCAGCTCGCGTACCAGGAACAGGATCCAAAAAACTTGTTCCTCTTCGGTTTCTTTCAAGGCGATGAGGTCCGCAGTATCCTGCAGGGTGCCATCAATATCAGGATCGTAATAGGTGTCAGGCATGAGGTTGTTCTCCTGTGAGTTGGGTAAGAGTAAGTGGACGCCGCTTTCCCGGGTAACTTGCCTTCGCCGGTCAAGTCAATGGTAATCCACGACAACGACAGAGTCTGCAAGGTCCCGGATGTACGCCACGAATTCCTGATGAACCGGGTGGACCTGGTAGGACTCCATGTCTGCCAGGCTCGCAAATCGCGTAAGCAGCGCGACATCGTAGGCGCGATCGGACGGGACCACGTTGCTGCCAACCTCGATCTGCTTCAGCGATGGAATCTTTCCCTGCATGTTGCGCAAACGTTCGACGACCCCGGTAATTATTGCCGGACTCCTGTCTTTCAATCTGAACAGCACGATATGGGTTAACGGCAGGTCTGCGGTCGGCCCGGTTTCCCCAGAGTCCACTGGCTCCAGGGCAAGCCGCATGATAAGCTCTCCATATTCCTCAGCGCCGGTATAGGTAAAGCCAAGTTTCTCGTAAAAGGGTCCTGGGCTGCCTTGGCCTGGCACATGGCTCACCAGTAACTCGGTTGCCCCTGGACGGGTACAAACGTAATTCACCAGTTCGCTGACGGCTTTTCTGCCAAAGCCACGGCCTTGAAAGCGCTCG is part of the Chloroflexota bacterium genome and harbors:
- a CDS encoding DUF1294 domain-containing protein, with the translated sequence MNGVLGVFAYFIYFPVILIACSYLTQWIFGLIEVSWLAAWLLAITTVSFLMNGYDKLMSKVLTGLHLTFLPLRVPEAYLIWLLTFPGGTIGTVFGMLIFNHKTGPDSLEYRMRLILALGLQFLVVVLIVAYLIAFGDQAIVFLEGLVERLTGFVVAVTDGVIDFIF
- a CDS encoding cyclase family protein; translated protein: MKFIDLTIPLGIGTPAWPTYEPLQLKYFKRLAPNGANGQLLTHSNHLGTHLDGEIHFYTPGKDIASLDMDYLTGPGVIVDLSDAAGDYDIYTSAMVEERVEVREGDILIIHTGFHHFGWDQPTADEIAYMVKHPGPDREFAEWCQAKQLKWLGVDCGSADHPMNTIVRNWMPRQAREAEAHFQQKYGGGLADIFTDDKYQLMHIEMFPLGIVHAECVGGDIDLLLNRRVNIGCFPWRFVDGESSIARIVAYVEDDEYEELMAQKAAMPKTRFGDAIGPMPPLAKQAW
- a CDS encoding glutaminyl-peptide cyclotransferase; this encodes MRLPSVVFAVGLLTMALVAGCVPTATTPSAAEATVEPTPASVPAPVVPRNEEPFEPAETMTPAAGALDIPVYGYRVINAFPHDPNAWTQGLIFEDGQLYEGTGLRGRSSLRRVDLESGRVGQMVEIPEPYFGEGITEFDDRLFQLSWQESTGFVYEQESLKLLETFTYATEGWGLTQDGQQLIMSDGTPTLHFLDPDSLEVVDQVTVTFAGAPVSRLNELEYIEGEIFANVWQTNVIVRIDPDSGEVIGVIDLSGLLDPEEIDQPAGVLNGIAYDDENDRLYVTGKLWPKLFEIELIPEAE
- a CDS encoding GNAT family N-acetyltransferase, with the protein product MSDEQLTVDSASTVTLCEITEETLRPILALNVAPNQERYVASNERSVAQAHFSDKAWFRGIYADDVPVGFIMLSDDANTPEYFLWRLMIDERFQGRGFGRKAVSELVNYVCTRPGATELLVSHVPGQGSPGPFYEKLGFTYTGAEEYGELIMRLALEPVDSGETGPTADLPLTHIVLFRLKDRSPAIITGVVERLRNMQGKIPSLKQIEVGSNVVPSDRAYDVALLTRFASLADMESYQVHPVHQEFVAYIRDLADSVVVVDYH